GACTGGAGGACTAGAAAGAAATCTTGAAAAAGAATCTGAAGAAGTAGACGAATTAGGAACAATAGAAGAATACTCAAAATATCTAATAAATCAATATTTTGATAGTTTGAAAAAACCAATGGATGCAATGACTACTTCAGAAAAGATAGAAATTGTAAAATCTTTAGATAAAAAGGGAATATTTAATCTTAAGGGAAGTGTTGGAGAACTTGCGAAAAGATTTAATACTTCTGAAAAAACAATTTACAGATATTTAAGTTCAGAGCAATAATTTTTTATTTCAGCCAATATTTAAAATGATAATACCTAAAAATAGTTTTTATAGAGAAAAAATATAATAATCTTTATAAAGTTTTTAATAAAAATAAGTTTTTAAAAATAGCTTAAGGAGGTTTATCATGGCTGAAACGAGAGAAGTATGGAAGAGTAGAAAAGGATTTATCTTTGCAGCAGTTGGAGCAGCAATCGGTTTGGGAAACCTATGGAGATTTCCATTTCAAGCCTATAAAAATGGTGGAGGAGCATTTTTCTTTCCCTATATAATAGCATTATTTACATGTGCAATGCCTCTAATGATATTAGAATATCAATATGGAAGAAAAATAAGAGGAGGGTCAACAAAAGCCTTTAGACTTTTAGGTAAAAGATATGAATGGGTTGGCTGGCTTCAAGTGATGGTACCAATAGTGGTTATGATGTTTTACAGTACTATAATATCAATATCAATTATATTTATGTTTTGGTCTCTTGGTCATGCTTTTGGACTAACTAACTGGATGGCAGATCCTGGGAAATTAATGGGAATGATAGTAGGTGGAGGAAAGGGACCATTTGATTTTGCAGCAGGAATAAGTAAGTATTTATTAGGGTTTGTTGTATTAGTGTGGCTTGGAAACTGGATCATTGTTAAAAAAGGAATATCAGGTGGAATTGAAAAATGTTCTAATATATTTACACCACTTTTGATGATAATGATGGTAGCTTTTATGTTTAATTCAATCAGACTCACAGGAGCAAAAGTAGGCTTGAATGCTTTGTTTACACCAGATTTTACTAAAATTTTAAACCCAAGTATATGGGTTGCAGCATATGCACAAGTATTTTTTTCAACAACTTTAGCAGTTGGAGTTATGATAGCCTATGGTTCATATATACATGATGATTGGGATATAGTAAATAGCTCGTTTATTACAGTGTTTTCAAATGCTTCATTTGATATAATATCTGGAATAACAGTATTTTCAACTCTTGGATATTTGGTACAAAATATGGGAGTAGATTATAATTCTTTTGGCGATGGAGCGGGGATAGCATTCATAGCTTTTCCAATAGCAATTTCAACAATAACAACAAGTCAATTCTTACAGGGGATTATAGGTTTTTTATTTTTCTTGTGTTTATTTATAGCTGGACTTTCTTCAAGTATTTCAATGTTGGAATCTTTTTCAACAGCAGCATTGGATAAATTTAAAATAAGTAGAGAAAAATTAGTGGGAATTGTTTCAATTGTAGGTTTTATAGGAAGTGCATGTTTTGCAACATATGCAGGATTTAATTATATACTTGATATAGTAGATTCATATGTTGGAAGTTATATAATAGCTACATCTGGACTAATAGAAACTTTGCTTGTTTGCTATGTTTATGGAATAGAAAAAATAAGACAAGATGCAAATGAATTTTCTGATTTTAAAGTAGGAAAATGGTTTAATTTCTTGTTGAAATATGTAACACCAATAATTTTAGGAACAACAGTAATAACGAATCTTATAAAAGGATTGTCAAAACTTAATACAGCAGAAATAATATTTGGTTGGGGAACAATTTTTTTAATGATAATATCAGCTACTATTTTTTACAATAAGAAATGGGAAAATAAAGTAGATATAGAGGAATAATTATTACAGAGGAGGCTTATTATGAATATAAGTGCATTGATAATGATGACAATGGGGTGTGTAATTATTTGGGGTGGTTTATTTGTAACTTTAGGAATTGCATTTAAAAAAGGGAATATTTAATTAAAAATCAATATTGATAAAAAAGAGGTTGACCTAGAGTAAGAAGTAATTTTAGAGTGTTTTTAAATTTATTTCAGCTTTTGGGTCAACCTTGTTTTTATTTTAGTTAAGTTATAGATTATATAATTTTAATTTTCTATAAAGAGTAGCAAGGCTTATATCAAGTGTGTTAGCTACTTTAATTTTATCTTTAGATGAATGTCCATATTTTAAAAGAAGAGTTTCAATAGCTTCTTTTTCTATTTCAGCTAAAGTTTTTATTTCTTTGATATTAAGAGAATTTGTAAGTTTTGGTGGTAAGTGTTTTACAGTTATCATCAAATCTCTTTCTTCAATTACATTTATTATATATTCAGTTATATTTTTTAGTTCTCTTATATTTCCAGGCCAGCTGTAAGAAAGAAAAATAGACATAACTTCATTTGAAAGACTTCTTATAGGAATATTGAAAAGCTGAGAATACTTAGCAATGAAGAAATTCGTTAAATCTTCTATATCTTTAGGTCTTTCTCTTAATGGAGGAATATCTATTGGAAAGACATTTAATCTATAATAGAGATCTTCTCTAAACTTGCCTTCAGCAACAAGGGCTTCTAAATTTTTATTGGTAGCAGCAATAATTCTTATATCTATTTCTTTTACCTTATCAGAACCAACAGGAGAGATAGTTTTTTCCTGAAGTACTCTTAAAAGTTTAACTTGAAGAGGCAGAGGCATATCTCCAATTTCATCTAAAAATATAGTTCCTTTATCAGCCTGTTCAAAAAATCCCACTTTCCCTTTCGGGTTTGCTCCTGTAAAAGCTCCCTTTACATATCCAAAAAATTCGCTTTCCATAAGAGTATCTGGAATGGCTCCACAATTGACTGCAACAAGGGGCATATCAGCTCTGTTACTGTTCATATGAATAGCTTTTGCGGCTACTTCTTTTCCAGTTCCGCTTTCCCCTGTAATGAGAACAGTTGATGTTGTTTTTGCAACTTTTCTTATTTTTGAATATACAGCTTCCATTTCCTGAGAATTAAAAATGAACTCTTTAGAAAAATTATAGTTTAATTGGTGGAGGTATGTTTTAAATTTTTCAGATTCCTGAAATATATACAAGGTTCTAAATCTTCCCATATTTTTGGGAAAGTATATTATATCTCCTACAACGTCGTGTGAAATGTCAGCATAGGAAAGAGAAAATTCTTTTTTATCAAGAAAATTTTTTATAGGTGAAACTATGAGTTTATGTTCATAGTCTGTAAGTTTAAAAAGAGCTATTCCCTTTTCATTGATAAGCTCAATTTTATCATTTTCATTAGTTATAATAATAGAATCAGGAATTCTATCAACTATATTCATAAGAACTTTATTATTATTTTCTATCATTATTTTTTCATTGGCTTCATATACTCTGGAACTTATGAATAAAGCTATCTGTTGTAAAAATTTTATATATGAATCTTTTTTTAAGATAAATTCTTCTTTCTGTTTTTCATCAAAACAGATTAGACCAATGACTCCAATAGGTTCAGAATTAAACATAACA
Above is a window of Fusobacterium varium DNA encoding:
- a CDS encoding Na+-dependent transporters of the SNF family, which gives rise to MAETREVWKSRKGFIFAAVGAAIGLGNLWRFPFQAYKNGGGAFFFPYIIALFTCAMPLMILEYQYGRKIRGGSTKAFRLLGKRYEWVGWLQVMVPIVVMMFYSTIISISIIFMFWSLGHAFGLTNWMADPGKLMGMIVGGGKGPFDFAAGISKYLLGFVVLVWLGNWIIVKKGISGGIEKCSNIFTPLLMIMMVAFMFNSIRLTGAKVGLNALFTPDFTKILNPSIWVAAYAQVFFSTTLAVGVMIAYGSYIHDDWDIVNSSFITVFSNASFDIISGITVFSTLGYLVQNMGVDYNSFGDGAGIAFIAFPIAISTITTSQFLQGIIGFLFFLCLFIAGLSSSISMLESFSTAALDKFKISREKLVGIVSIVGFIGSACFATYAGFNYILDIVDSYVGSYIIATSGLIETLLVCYVYGIEKIRQDANEFSDFKVGKWFNFLLKYVTPIILGTTVITNLIKGLSKLNTAEIIFGWGTIFLMIISATIFYNKKWENKVDIEE
- the luxO gene encoding Regulatory protein luxO, yielding MDLLNKVKGDISKYAETISQVINIDVEIMSKDLIRIAGTGRLKEKVGLDMTGESHVYEHVLTTGNTEIILSPREEKICQTCPSKYTCTEVLEISTPVMFNSEPIGVIGLICFDEKQKEEFILKKDSYIKFLQQIALFISSRVYEANEKIMIENNNKVLMNIVDRIPDSIIITNENDKIELINEKGIALFKLTDYEHKLIVSPIKNFLDKKEFSLSYADISHDVVGDIIYFPKNMGRFRTLYIFQESEKFKTYLHQLNYNFSKEFIFNSQEMEAVYSKIRKVAKTTSTVLITGESGTGKEVAAKAIHMNSNRADMPLVAVNCGAIPDTLMESEFFGYVKGAFTGANPKGKVGFFEQADKGTIFLDEIGDMPLPLQVKLLRVLQEKTISPVGSDKVKEIDIRIIAATNKNLEALVAEGKFREDLYYRLNVFPIDIPPLRERPKDIEDLTNFFIAKYSQLFNIPIRSLSNEVMSIFLSYSWPGNIRELKNITEYIINVIEERDLMITVKHLPPKLTNSLNIKEIKTLAEIEKEAIETLLLKYGHSSKDKIKVANTLDISLATLYRKLKLYNL